In Cytophagia bacterium CHB2, the genomic stretch AAGAACCTTTGACACGCCGCAACAAGATTGAGATTGCAAGTGTTTTTTTAATTCACGAGGTTTTGGCGTTCTCATTAAAGCAAATTCGATTGAAACGAGTTACAAAAATCAATAATGCCAAAGCCGAAACTGGAACTCTCTTCCGAACAACTTGCCGCGTTGCAAGCGGGAGATACCGCCGTGTTCAAACAGCTGTTTGAGGAATTCCAACCGCGGCTGTATCGTTTTCTCTGGCTCAAGCTGCGGATGGTGGAACAGGAGGAAGATTTGGTGCAGGAAACCTTTCTGCGATTTTGGAATGCCCGGTCGCAACTCAGACCGGGCGGCAACATTGAAATTTACTTGTTTCGCATTGCGAGTAATTTGGCTACAGATGTGTTGCGCCGCCCCAAGCGAGAGAATAATCGTCTAGAATTGGAAACACAATCACACCCGGCGGCGCTAGCAGCAGACCAGGCGATCGAGTCCGAACAGCTCGCAGATATGATTTCCGAATTTGTCACTGCCATGCCCGAGGGCCCGCGCACTGCCTTCATTCTCAGCCGCTATGAAAATCTCTCACACGCCGAGATTGCCGAAATCATGGGAATATCTGTGAAAACCGTGGAGAAGCATATTGGCAAGGCTTTGCGCTTGCTGCGGGAAAAATTGGTGGAATTGGGAGTACGCGTTTAAGCCAGCTTCATTCCAAACTCTTCGCACGCGCAAAAAAATCACAAACCGCATGGGGGTTTGCCTTCCTGATTTCGTCTATCCTATCGTAACCATCGAGACATTGCCATGAAACACCATCTCTCAACTGAAGAACTTTGCGAGTTGTTCGCGAAATGGCAGCAACATCGCCTCAGTTCGGCAGAAGAAACTAGACTCAAAACCTGGCGCGCGGCTACACGCGAGCACGAAGACGAATGGCAGCAATTGACGGCCTTGTGGCAATCCGCAGCGCCGCCGGAAGCGCCGAACGGCACACCCAAAGATTTTCAATGGCAAAAACTGCTGGAAGCGTTGCCCGCTGCCGAAGCGCCGCGAACGGTCAGCCGCAAACCAGGCCGTTGGCAACAACGGCTGGTGGAGGTTATGCA encodes the following:
- a CDS encoding RNA polymerase sigma-70 factor; this encodes MPKPKLELSSEQLAALQAGDTAVFKQLFEEFQPRLYRFLWLKLRMVEQEEDLVQETFLRFWNARSQLRPGGNIEIYLFRIASNLATDVLRRPKRENNRLELETQSHPAALAADQAIESEQLADMISEFVTAMPEGPRTAFILSRYENLSHAEIAEIMGISVKTVEKHIGKALRLLREKLVELGVRV